A single region of the Sulfitobacter geojensis genome encodes:
- the betI gene encoding choline-responsive transcriptional repressor BetI, with the protein MPKVGMEPIRRSALVQATIAEIGAAHSLDVTVGQIAKRAGMSTALAHHYFGGKDQIFLAAMRHILSEYGAEVRARLAEARGPRDRAAAIVIASFDETCFAPATVNAWMTLYAASPTNAGTRRLLRLYQRRLRSNLRHALRPLSTNPEADAETMAALIDGLYLRAALSQSGTASAARASALSTLHLLLDATK; encoded by the coding sequence ATGCCCAAAGTCGGAATGGAACCCATCCGCCGCTCCGCACTGGTGCAGGCGACAATTGCCGAAATCGGTGCCGCCCATTCACTGGATGTTACTGTCGGTCAGATTGCCAAACGTGCCGGCATGTCGACGGCGCTGGCCCATCATTATTTCGGCGGCAAAGACCAGATTTTTCTGGCCGCGATGCGCCACATCCTCTCCGAATACGGGGCCGAGGTGCGCGCCCGTCTTGCAGAGGCCCGCGGCCCGCGCGACCGTGCCGCCGCCATCGTGATCGCGAGTTTTGACGAAACCTGTTTTGCGCCCGCAACGGTCAATGCGTGGATGACGCTCTATGCCGCATCCCCGACCAACGCAGGCACCCGCCGCCTGTTGCGGCTGTATCAGCGCCGCCTGCGCTCGAACCTCAGGCATGCGCTGCGCCCGCTGAGCACCAATCCCGAAGCCGACGCCGAAACTATGGCAGCGCTGATCGACGGGCTTTATCTGCGTGCGGCCTTGTCGCAAAGCGGCACAGCCTCCGCGGCACGGGCAAGCGCCCTGTCTACCTTGCACCTGCTTCTGGATGCCACAAAATGA
- the betC gene encoding choline-sulfatase, protein MTKPNILILMVDQLNGTLFPDGPVDWLHAPNLKKLAARSTRFANCYTASPLCAPGRAAFMSGQLPSATGVYDNAAEFASSIPTYAHHLRRAGYQTCLSGKMHFVGPDQMHGFEERLTTDIYPADFGWTPDYRKPGERIDWWYHNMGSVTGAGVAEISNQMEYDDEVAYNATRKLYDLSRGGDARPWCLTVSFTHPHDPYVTRKKYWDLYEDCAHLLPEVPAMAYEDHDPHSQRIFDANNWRDFDITEEDIKRSRRAYFANISYLDDKVGEILQTLEDTRQEAIILFVSDHGDMLGERGLWFKMSFFEGSARVPMMISAPQMETGLQTTPVSNIDVCPTLCDLAGVSMDEVMPWTTGQSVVPMGQGVERTEPVAMEYAAEGSYAPMVSLRYGKWKYNRCALDPDQLFDLDADPQELTNLAEHPDHQGTLITLKAKSEARWDLAAYDADVRKSQARRWIVYEALREGGYYPWDYQPLRKASEQYMRNHMDLNVLEDNKRFPRGE, encoded by the coding sequence ATGACCAAACCAAATATCCTGATCCTGATGGTGGACCAATTGAATGGCACGTTGTTTCCCGACGGCCCTGTCGACTGGTTGCACGCGCCCAACCTCAAGAAACTGGCGGCGCGCTCCACACGTTTCGCCAATTGCTATACGGCCTCGCCGCTTTGCGCACCGGGGCGGGCGGCGTTTATGTCGGGGCAATTGCCCTCGGCCACGGGCGTCTATGACAATGCTGCGGAATTTGCGTCAAGCATCCCGACCTATGCGCACCACCTGCGCCGCGCAGGGTATCAAACCTGCCTGTCGGGCAAGATGCATTTTGTCGGCCCCGACCAGATGCACGGCTTTGAGGAACGTTTGACCACGGATATCTATCCCGCCGATTTCGGCTGGACCCCGGATTATCGCAAGCCGGGGGAACGGATTGACTGGTGGTATCACAACATGGGGTCGGTCACGGGCGCGGGCGTGGCGGAGATCTCCAACCAGATGGAATACGACGACGAGGTCGCCTATAACGCGACCCGCAAGCTCTATGATCTTTCGCGGGGCGGGGACGCGCGCCCTTGGTGCCTGACCGTCAGCTTTACCCATCCGCATGACCCCTATGTCACGCGCAAGAAGTACTGGGACCTTTACGAGGATTGCGCGCACCTGCTGCCAGAAGTGCCGGCGATGGCCTATGAGGATCACGACCCTCATTCGCAGCGCATCTTTGACGCCAACAACTGGCGCGATTTCGATATTACCGAAGAAGACATCAAACGCTCGCGTCGGGCTTATTTCGCCAACATCAGCTATCTTGACGACAAGGTCGGTGAAATCCTGCAAACGCTTGAGGACACGCGTCAGGAAGCGATCATCCTGTTTGTCTCCGATCACGGTGACATGCTGGGCGAGCGTGGTCTGTGGTTCAAAATGTCGTTCTTTGAGGGCTCTGCGCGTGTGCCGATGATGATCAGCGCGCCCCAAATGGAAACAGGGCTGCAAACCACACCGGTCAGCAACATCGACGTCTGCCCGACGCTCTGCGATCTGGCTGGCGTGTCGATGGACGAGGTGATGCCGTGGACCACCGGCCAATCCGTGGTGCCTATGGGGCAGGGCGTGGAACGCACCGAACCTGTCGCGATGGAATACGCTGCCGAAGGGTCTTATGCGCCGATGGTTTCGCTGCGCTATGGTAAATGGAAATACAACCGCTGTGCACTGGACCCCGATCAACTGTTTGATCTGGACGCCGACCCGCAGGAATTGACGAACCTCGCCGAACATCCCGACCATCAGGGGACATTGATCACGCTAAAAGCCAAATCCGAGGCCCGCTGGGACTTGGCCGCCTATGACGCGGATGTGCGCAAATCCCAAGCGCGCCGCTGGATCGTTTACGAGGCCTTGCGCGAGGGGGGCTATTACCCCTGGGACTATCAACCCCTGCGCAAAGCCTCGGAGCAATATATGCGCAATCACATGGACCTTAACGTGCTGGAAGACAACAAACGCTTCCCGCGCGGTGAATAA
- a CDS encoding LysE/ArgO family amino acid transporter, with the protein MLSSFLPGYALSLTLILAIGAQNAFVLRQGLRRQHVFWVCLTCGTTDALLIAGGVAGFGALASAVPWFETAMRYGGAMFLLWYGAQNALSAWRGGAALEIEGEATQSLRQVILTLLALTFLNPHVYLDTVVLIGSISAQYPDKLAFGGGAVLASFTFFFALGYGARLLSPLFGKPFSWQVLDALIALTMWAIAAKLLFG; encoded by the coding sequence ATGCTGTCCTCTTTCCTGCCCGGTTACGCCCTGAGCCTGACGCTGATTCTCGCCATCGGAGCGCAAAACGCTTTTGTCCTGCGTCAGGGACTGCGGCGGCAACATGTGTTCTGGGTCTGCCTGACCTGCGGGACGACAGATGCCCTGTTGATCGCGGGGGGCGTGGCCGGTTTCGGCGCGCTTGCGTCAGCTGTGCCGTGGTTCGAGACCGCGATGCGCTATGGCGGGGCGATGTTTCTGCTGTGGTACGGCGCGCAGAACGCGCTTTCTGCATGGCGGGGCGGTGCGGCGCTGGAAATTGAGGGCGAGGCGACACAAAGCCTGAGGCAGGTCATCCTGACCCTGCTGGCGCTGACCTTTCTGAACCCGCATGTCTATCTTGATACGGTTGTGCTGATCGGGTCCATTTCTGCACAATATCCCGACAAGCTTGCCTTTGGCGGCGGTGCGGTTCTTGCCAGTTTCACGTTTTTCTTTGCCTTGGGCTATGGCGCGCGTCTGCTTAGCCCCTTGTTTGGCAAGCCTTTTAGCTGGCAAGTGCTTGATGCGTTGATTGCGCTGACCATGTGGGCGATTGCGGCAAAACTTTTGTTCGGTTGA
- a CDS encoding DMT family transporter encodes MTTALPHRPLTGIFWMLVTGVVFIMVTALVKYMGPRLPAAEAAFLRYAMGLVFLFPVLGTLRSARLTRRQWSLFGLRGFCHAFGVMLWFFAMTRIPIAEVTAMNYLAPIYVTLGAAIFLGEKLAMRRIIAVIMGLAGAAIILRPGFREVSAGHIAMLIAAVVFAGSYLIAKMLADEVRPAVVVAMLSVFVTLGLAPFAIPVWITPTGTELLILMAVACFATAGHYTMTLAFAAAPVTVTQPVTFLQLVWATALGVFIFAEPVDIWVVLGGFVILSSVTFITWREAMLNRQITPNANATKM; translated from the coding sequence ATGACAACGGCTCTTCCTCACCGCCCGCTGACGGGCATATTCTGGATGCTGGTGACTGGGGTGGTATTCATCATGGTCACGGCTTTGGTGAAATACATGGGTCCGCGCCTGCCCGCGGCAGAGGCGGCGTTCCTGCGCTATGCCATGGGCCTTGTGTTTCTGTTCCCTGTTCTGGGCACGTTGCGCAGCGCCCGTTTGACGCGCCGGCAATGGTCGCTGTTCGGACTGCGCGGATTCTGTCACGCCTTTGGGGTGATGTTGTGGTTCTTTGCCATGACCCGCATCCCGATCGCCGAAGTGACCGCGATGAACTATCTGGCACCCATCTATGTGACCCTTGGTGCGGCGATTTTTCTGGGGGAAAAGCTGGCGATGCGGCGGATTATTGCCGTGATCATGGGGCTCGCTGGGGCTGCCATCATCCTGCGCCCCGGTTTTCGCGAGGTCAGTGCCGGTCATATCGCGATGCTGATCGCGGCCGTGGTATTTGCCGGTTCCTATCTGATCGCGAAAATGCTGGCTGACGAAGTGCGCCCGGCCGTTGTGGTCGCGATGCTGTCGGTCTTTGTAACGCTGGGGCTGGCCCCCTTTGCGATTCCCGTCTGGATCACCCCTACGGGTACTGAATTGCTAATCCTGATGGCTGTCGCCTGTTTCGCCACGGCGGGCCATTATACGATGACGCTGGCCTTTGCCGCTGCACCGGTGACGGTGACGCAGCCGGTCACCTTTTTGCAACTGGTCTGGGCCACGGCGCTGGGCGTGTTCATCTTTGCCGAACCGGTGGACATCTGGGTGGTGCTGGGCGGTTTTGTGATCCTCAGTTCGGTGACATTTATCACTTGGCGGGAGGCGATGTTGAACCGCCAGATCACGCCGAATGCCAATGCGACCAAGATGTGA
- a CDS encoding YebC/PmpR family DNA-binding transcriptional regulator yields MAGHSKWANIQHRKGRQDKIRAKLFSKFSKEITVAAKMGDPDPDKNPRLRLAVKEAKSASMPKDNIDRAIKKSVAGEGEDYKEIRYEGYGPNGVAVIVETMTDNLNRTASTVRSTFSKNGGNLGETGSVGFMFDRKGEVTYPASVGDNDTVMMAAIEAGAEDVESSEDGHVIWCADSDLNDVATALEAELGESESTKLVWKPTTTSELDLEGLEKLMRLVDALEDDDDVQRVTTNFEASDEVMQQFEDSDG; encoded by the coding sequence ATGGCCGGCCACTCCAAATGGGCAAACATCCAGCACCGCAAGGGGCGTCAGGACAAGATCCGCGCCAAGCTGTTTTCCAAGTTCAGTAAGGAAATTACTGTTGCTGCCAAAATGGGCGACCCCGATCCCGATAAAAACCCGCGCCTGCGTCTGGCAGTTAAAGAAGCCAAATCGGCGTCGATGCCCAAGGATAACATCGACCGCGCGATCAAGAAATCCGTCGCCGGCGAGGGCGAGGATTATAAAGAAATCCGTTATGAAGGTTACGGCCCGAATGGTGTGGCGGTGATTGTCGAAACGATGACTGACAACCTGAACCGCACTGCGTCCACCGTGCGTTCCACGTTTTCCAAGAACGGCGGCAATCTGGGCGAAACCGGCAGCGTCGGGTTCATGTTTGATCGTAAAGGCGAGGTGACTTACCCCGCGTCTGTCGGGGATAACGACACGGTAATGATGGCGGCAATCGAAGCCGGTGCCGAGGATGTGGAAAGTTCCGAGGACGGTCACGTAATCTGGTGTGCGGACAGCGATCTGAACGATGTGGCAACGGCGCTGGAAGCCGAGTTGGGCGAGTCAGAATCAACCAAGTTGGTATGGAAGCCGACCACAACCAGCGAGCTGGACCTTGAAGGTTTGGAAAAGCTGATGCGTTTGGTGGATGCCTTGGAAGATGATGACGACGTGCAGCGCGTCACCACCAACTTTGAAGCATCAGACGAGGTGATGCAGCAGTTCGAGGATTCCGACGGATAA
- a CDS encoding LysR family transcriptional regulator ArgP, producing MPIDPTQLAALSAILRLGSFDAAASSLNVTPSAISQRLKALEEQVGASLINRSQPCTATPLGARLAKHAEDVALLEAAALGDLRRDGALPARLTLAVPADSIATWLLSALSAVPDMLFDLRVDDQDTADAWLKRGAVSAAVTGHHRAVAGCDLHPLGALRYIATASPAFMQRYFAKGVTAQSLARAPILTFTPNDQLQTRWITAKTGATLHPPSHQMPSTHAFVDAALAGMAWGMNPETLVRDHLDCGRLIALDRALPMDVPLYWQVTRVMAPALAPLTAAILGAAREHLRQAP from the coding sequence ATGCCCATTGACCCCACTCAGCTTGCAGCCCTTTCCGCCATTCTGCGCCTCGGCAGTTTTGACGCCGCGGCCAGCAGCCTTAATGTAACCCCCTCCGCCATATCCCAGCGGCTGAAGGCACTGGAAGAACAGGTCGGCGCGTCCCTGATCAACCGCAGTCAACCTTGTACGGCCACGCCGCTCGGCGCGCGCCTGGCCAAACACGCCGAAGATGTGGCCCTGCTTGAAGCGGCTGCATTAGGCGATCTGCGCCGCGACGGTGCCCTGCCCGCGCGCCTGACCCTTGCCGTACCCGCCGACAGCATCGCCACATGGCTGCTGTCTGCCCTTTCAGCGGTGCCCGACATGCTGTTTGATTTGCGGGTGGATGATCAGGACACCGCCGATGCGTGGCTGAAACGCGGCGCGGTCAGTGCAGCCGTCACCGGTCACCACCGCGCGGTGGCGGGCTGTGATTTGCATCCACTTGGCGCGCTGCGCTACATCGCGACGGCCAGCCCTGCCTTTATGCAGCGGTATTTCGCCAAAGGCGTCACCGCGCAAAGCCTTGCCCGTGCGCCGATCCTGACCTTCACCCCCAATGACCAACTGCAAACCCGCTGGATCACGGCCAAAACCGGCGCAACCCTGCATCCGCCTTCCCATCAGATGCCCTCGACCCATGCTTTTGTTGATGCCGCACTGGCAGGCATGGCTTGGGGCATGAACCCCGAAACGCTGGTACGGGATCATCTGGATTGTGGCCGATTGATCGCGCTGGACAGGGCCCTGCCGATGGATGTGCCGCTGTATTGGCAGGTCACCCGTGTGATGGCACCGGCCCTTGCCCCGCTGACCGCTGCCATTCTAGGTGCCGCAAGGGAACATCTGCGACAAGCGCCCTGA